A DNA window from Gorilla gorilla gorilla isolate KB3781 chromosome 19, NHGRI_mGorGor1-v2.1_pri, whole genome shotgun sequence contains the following coding sequences:
- the RXFP3 gene encoding relaxin-3 receptor 1 yields MQMADAATIATMNKAAGGDKLAELFSLVPDLLEAANTSGNASLQLPDLWWELGLELPDGAPPGHPPGSGGAESADTEARVRILISVVYWVVCALGLAGNLLVLYLMKSMQGWRKSSINLFVTNLALTDFQFVLTLPFWAVENALDFKWPFGKAMCKIVSMVTSMNMYASVFFLTAMSVTRYHSVASALKSHRTRGHGRGDCCGRSLGDSCCFSAKALCVWIWALAALASLPSAIFSTTVKVMGEELCLVRFPDKLLGRDRQFWLGLYHSQKVLLGFVLPLGIIIFCYLLLVRFIADRRAAGTKGGAAVAGGRPTGASARRLSKVTKSVTIVVLSFFLCWLPNQALTTWSILIKFNAVPFSQEYFLCQVYAFPVSVCLAHSNSCLNPVLYCLVRREFRKALKSLLWRIASPSITSMRPFTATTKPEHEDQGLQALAPPHAAAEPDLLYYPPGVVVYSGGRYDLLPSSSAY; encoded by the coding sequence ATGCAGATGGCCGATGCAGCCACGATAGCCACCATGAATAAGGCAGCAGGCGGGGACAAGCTAGCAGAACTCTTCAGTCTGGTCCCGGACCTTCTGGAGGCGGCCAACACGAGTGGTAACGCGTCGCTGCAGCTTCCGGACTTGTGGTGGGAGCTGGGGCTGGAGTTGCCGGACGGCGCGCCGCCAGGACATCCCCCGGGCAGCGGCGGGGCAGAGAGCGCGGACACAGAGGCCCGGGTGCGGATTCTCATCAGCGTGGTGTACTGGGTGGTGTGCGCCCTGGGCTTGGCGGGCAACCTGCTGGTTCTCTACCTGATGAAGAGCATGCAGGGCTGGCGCAAGTCCTCTATCAACCTCTTCGTCACCAACCTGGCGCTGACGGACTTTCAGTTTGTGCTCACCCTGCCCTTCTGGGCGGTGGAGAACGCTCTTGACTTCAAATGGCCCTTCGGCAAGGCCATGTGTAAGATCGTGTCCATGGTGACGTCCATGAACATGTACGCCAGCGTGTTCTTCCTCACTGCCATGAGTGTGACGCGCTACCATTCGGTGGCCTCGGCTCTGAAGAGCCACCGGACCCGAGGACACGGCCGGGGCGACTGCTGCGGCCGGAGCCTGGGGGACAGCTGCTGCTTCTCGGCCAAGGCGCTGTGTGTGTGGATCTGGGCTTTGGCCGCGCTGGCCTCGCTGCCCAGTGCCATTTTCTCCACCACGGTCAAGGTGATGGGCGAGGAGCTGTGCCTGGTGCGTTTCCCGGACAAGTTGCTGGGTCGCGACAGGCAGTTCTGGCTGGGCCTCTACCACTCGCAGAAGGTGCTGCTGGGCTTCGTGCTGCCGCTGGGCATCATTATCTTCTGCTACCTGCTGCTGGTGCGCTTCATCGCCGACCGCCGCGCGGCGGGGACCAAAGGAGGGGCCGCGGTAGCCGGAGGACGCCCGACCGGAGCCAGCGCCCGGAGACTGTCGAAGGTCACCAAATCAGTGACCATCGTTGTCCTGTCCTTCTTCCTGTGTTGGCTGCCCAACCAGGCGCTCACCACCTGGAGCATCCTCATCAAGTTCAACGCGGTGCCCTTCAGCCAGGAGTATTTCCTGTGCCAGGTATACGCGTTCCCTGTGAGCGTGTGCCTGGCGCACTCCAACAGCTGCCTCAACCCCGTCCTCTACTGCCTCGTGCGCCGCGAGTTCCGCAAGGCGCTCAAGAGCCTGCTGTGGCGCATCGCGTCTCCTTCGATCACCAGCATGCGCCCCTTCACCGCCACTACCAAGCCGGAGCACGAGGATCAGGGGCTGCAGGCCCTGGCGCCGCCCCACGCGGCCGCGGAGCCGGACCTGCTCTACTACCCACCTGGCGTCGTGGTCTACAGCGGGGGGCGCTACGACCTGCTGCCCAGCAGCTCTGCCTACTGA